A genome region from Camelina sativa cultivar DH55 chromosome 10, Cs, whole genome shotgun sequence includes the following:
- the LOC104720524 gene encoding uncharacterized protein LOC104720524, translating into MADFAANLSFKAREILSTPSHEGLVTLVDQLFTPRESEEYLKARILYDFCVSNFPDCLTLKLLKIYRFSSDDVVRLRSISHLSETLTENRNNFEISGLALDEIKPLLISCLTVQNPRKVDTDYLRVIVSFVAYNVMVSRNERWEELSDYILLLVNQDPIRAFSYFVDLPSLYVGFIHRFFHRLREEVYKVLLRPEKDRDGYWILALKAAVKMGIQIIDSDNRFDLTREILHNVLKSASDVVWMGMEREFLIRGIKSLESYLEKDAKMCKWSAKQCRFVASFAYGVSGVGKNTKEAAKNIFVMVTKMDKYVWSSAFKLNHFCVDNHQDVRVGCDLELYYQFWKCTPVEVLSSFAASGSDDRSRVIAIRRLYDVVCDHTSDQWEIDVSEIRDLQPLLIKCLKEEGMPESLYRILGQVVFHVAQETFNYEKDPWFDLWDYIASESKAEFKKAVYIFQCLTMQLEFKEFVVPAITNLLPEIHSRLTAPKELLVDNSNWVLTFTGAYCSAIHLLEIKSQAGYVKEIAHKMINSVKELVERGMEVGLVMRAFRDLERIVEKQGDWYMTCEYRFLKGLLQRLYTIKGMKMESKIVLWRINVNKIERSVDDNLKVFPKSEFDWLNQPES; encoded by the coding sequence ATGGCAGATTTTGCAGCAAATCTGTCCTTCAAAGCCAGAGAGATTCTCTCGACTCCAAGCCACGAAGGCTTAGTGACGCTCGTCGATCAACTCTTCACGCCTAGAGAATCCGAAGAATACTTAAAAGCTCGTATTCTCTACGACTTTTGCGTCTCTAATTTCCCAGACTGCTTAACCCTAAAGCTTCTCAAGATCTATAGATTCTCTTCCGACGACGTCGTCAGACTCCGATCTATCTCGCACCTCTCTGAAACTCTCACGGAAAACCGCAACAACTTCGAGATCTCTGGCCTCGCTCTCGACGAGATCAAACCGCTTCTGATATCTTGCTTGACGGTGCAAAACCCTAGAAAGGTTGATACAGACTACTTGAGAGTCATTGTTTCTTTCGTAGCTTATAACGTTATGGTCTCTCGTAATGAACGATGGGAAGAGCTTAGTGATTATATACTCTTGCTTGTGAATCAAGATCCGATTAGGGCGTTTAGTTACTTCGTAGATTTGCCATCGCTTTACGTTGGATTCATTCACAGGTTCTTCCATAGGTTACGTGAGGAAGTGTACAAGGTTTTGCTTCGTCCTGAGAAAGATAGAGATGGATATTGGATCTTGGCTTTGAAAGCTGCTGTTAAAATGGGGATTCAGATTATAGATTCCGACAATAGATTCGATTTGACAAGAGAGATACTTCACAATGTTCTGAAATCTGCTAGTGATGTTGTGTGGATGGGGATGGAAAGAGAGTTTCTGATAAGAGGGATTAAATCTCTCGAGAGTTACCTTGAGAAAGACGCTAAAATGTGCAAATGGAGTGCCAAACAATGCCGTTTTGTGGCATCGTTTGCGTACGGGGTCTCAGGAGTAGGCAAAAATACAAAGGAAGCTGCCAAGAACATCTTTGTAATGGTTACGAAAATGGATAAGTATGTTTGGAGTTCGGCCTTCAAACTCAACCATTTTTGCGTTGATAATCATCAAGATGTCAGAGTTGGATGTGACCTTGAATTGTACTACCAGTTTTGGAAATGTACTCCAGTGGAAGTCTTGAGTTCCTTTGCAGCATCTGGTTCTGATGATAGGTCAAGAGTGATAGCAATCAGACGACTCTACGATGTAGTCTGTGATCACACTTCAGACCAGTGGGAAATAGATGTTTCAGAGATCAGAGATCTTCAGCCATTGCTCATCAAATGCCTAAAGGAAGAAGGAATGCCTGAGAGCCTATACAGGATACTTGGTCAGGTGGTGTTCCATGTTGCACAGGAGACGTTTAACTACGAAAAGGATCCATGGTTTGATCTATGGGACTATATTGCATCAGAAAGCAAAGCAGAGTTCAAGAAAGCCGTATATATCTTCCAGTGTTTAACAATGCAGCTTGAGTTTAAAGAATTTGTTGTTCCTGCTATAACCAATCTTCTTCCAGAGATTCATAGCAGGCTAACTGCACCAAAAGAGTTGTTAGTTGATAACAGTAACTGGGTCTTGACGTTTACGGGTGCTTACTGTTCAGCAATTCACTTGCTAGAGATCAAAAGTCAGGCTGGATACGTTAAGGAAATTGCACATAAGATGATAAATTCTGTGAAAGAGCTTGTGGAAAGAGGAATGGAAGTTGGGCTTGTGATGAGAGCTTTCAGAGATCTTGAACGCATTGTGGAGAAACAAGGGGACTGGTACATGACTTGTGAGTACAGATTCCTCAAAGGTTTGCTTCAGAGGCTCTACACAATCAAAGGTATGAAAATGGAAAGTAAGATTGTGTTGTGGAGAATTAATGTTAATAAGATCGAGAGGTCAGTGGATGATAATCTTAAAGTGTTCCCAAAGAGTGAGTTTGATTGGCTGAACCAACCTGAGTCTTAG
- the LOC104720526 gene encoding uncharacterized protein LOC104720526 produces MESYEDLINNNKVVLDDGNYGFWKSRIKFTIGGIDRLAWKTVLEKWEESTIKDESGKRIPKPEADWTDEEQKKSKYNSRALSVIHCKVGRKQFDLIQGCETAKEAWDILQIQYEGTTKVQSSRKDMLASRFKNLRMKEHESISDFSSKLSAFAQEALTLGKTYKDQKLVKKFLRCLPSRFMGYKTVLTVSHDLDSLSYGEVVGMLQAHEMELDGIKKPKSIALTVSRDTSDQGEEDVVSLLVRRFDRALRRIEQGSSQKMTGVFKKTGKDKKADMQCHECKRFGHFIRECPTIKLRDTKSTICRGTGHTQEGCVSNLRNKKEKSMISIEDDSDDGSSSEEDLMNLVAMVGITEFENGVEVTNFESEDEEVLDIVQSYKEVREKLITLGKENQDLLKEKLHLEALIASLQNDLVDEKKIAKESVDLIREKLMLSAKADKLEEELIKENKKTT; encoded by the coding sequence ATGGAGAGCTATGAAGATCtgatcaacaataacaaagtCGTCTTGGATGATGGTAACTATGGGTTTTGGAAATCAAGGATCAAATTTACCATAGGAGGCATTGATCGACTTGCTTGGAAGACTGTTCTGGAAAAGTGGGAGGAATCGACGATCAAGGACGAATCAGGCAAGAGAATTCCCAAACCTGAAGCAGACTGGACCGATGAAGAACAGAAGAAATCCAAGTACAATTCAAGAGCATTGAGTGTTATTCATTGCAAAGTAGGGAGGAAACAGTTTGATCTAATTCAGGGGTGTGAAACTGCTAAAGAAGCATGGGATATTTTACAAATCCAGTACGAAGGAACCACAAAAGTGCAAAGCTCGAGAAAAGACATGTTGGCTTCACGGTTCAAAAATCTAAGGATGAAGGAACATGAATCAATATCAGACTTTAGTTCAAAGTTAAGTGCCTTTGCTCAGGAAGCATTAACTCTTGGAAAAACTTATAAGGATCAGAAGCTGGTCAAGAAATTCCTAAGGTGTCTTCCTTCAAGGTTCATGGGATACAAGACTGTGTTGACCGTTTCTCATGATCTAGACAGCCTCAGTTATGGTGAAGTGGTTGGAATGCTGCAAGCTCATGAGATGGAGCTTGATggaatcaagaaaccaaaaagcaTAGCTTTAACGGTTAGTAGAGACACATctgatcaaggagaagaagatgttgtgaGTTTATTGGTAAGAAGATTTGATCGTGCATTAAGAAGAATAGAACAAGGAAGTTCACAAAAGATGACTGGAGTGTTCAAAAAGACCGGTAAAGATAAGAAGGCTGATATGCAGTGTCATGAATGCAAAAGGTTTGGACATTTCATTCGTGAGTGTCCAACGATTAAGCTTCGAGATACAAAGTCCACAATTTGCAGAGGTACAGGACATACACAGGAGGGATGTGTGAGTAATCTTagaaacaaaaaggagaagTCCATGATAAGTATTGAAGATGATTCAGATGATGGTAGCAGTAGTGAAGAAGATCTCATGAATCTAGTAGCAATGGTGGGGATTACTGAATTTGAGAATGGAGTAGAGGTAACTAATTTTGAATCAGAAGATGAGGAAGTGCTTGATATTGTTCAAAGCTACAAGGAAGTCCGAGAAAAACTCATTACCTTAGGGAAGGAAAATCAAGACTTACTCAAAGAGAAACTACATCTTGAAGCTTTGATCGCATCACTACAGAATGATTTGGTGGATGAAAAAAAGATTGCTAAGGAATCTGTGGATTTAATAAGAGAAAAATTGATGCTTTCTGCAAAAGCAGACAAGCTCGAGGAAGAATTAATTAAGGAGAATAAGAAAACCACATAA
- the LOC104720527 gene encoding uncharacterized protein LOC104720527, with protein MTAPAVSSNDKPFDISQIRAYVPIVLDMEKLNYDKWCEIFETHGLCYSVLSHLDGSCRPSSNTDTVWKDRDRFVKMWIYGTISKSILDTVIKAKCSTCDLWLTIEARFCDNKEGRALQLENELHTITIGDQSVHDYCKKLKTLFDLLANVDSPVTDRGLVLHLLNSLTHKFYSLINVIKHREPFPSFSTARSMLIMEEERLSKQYRVTPTSPHQPSSPDVLFTSSSSGPHPQYQPGFSFRGGRGRGRGGRNNRGGRGRHHNSYCHGSSHSDQATSM; from the exons ATGACTGCTCCAGCAGTTTCCTCCAACGACAAGCCCTTTGATATTTCTCAGATCCGGGCATATGTTCCCATCGTCCTTGATATGGAGAAACTCAACTACGACAAGTGGTGTGAGATCTTTGAGACTCACGGTCTGTGCTACAGTGTTCTCAGCCATCTTGATGGCTCATGTCGCCCTTCTTCCAACACCGACACTGTCTGGAAAGACCGTGACAGATTTGTTAAGATGTGGATCTACGGCACCATCTCTAAGTCCATTCTCGACACGGTCATAAAGGCGAAGTGCTCTACTTGTGACTTGTGGCTCACGATTGAAGCTCGCTTTTGCGACAACAAAGAAGGTAGGGCTCTTCAACTAGAGAACGAGCTTCACACAATCACCATCGGGGACCAGAGTGTTCATGACTACTGCAAGAAGCTGAAGACTCTGTTCGACCTCCTTGCCAACGTTGACTCCCCGGTGACCGATCGTGGTCTTGTGCTCCATCTGCTTAACAGCTTAACCCATAAGTTTTACAGTCTCATTAACGTGATCAAACATCGTGAACCGTTCCCATCGTTCTCGACTGCTCGCTCGATGCTCATCATGGAAGAAGAGCGTCTCTCCAAACAATATCGTGTCACTCCCACCTCCCCTCATCAACCCTCTAGTCCGGATGTGCTGTTCACCTCGTCCAGTTCTGGCCCTCATCCTCAATACCAGCCCGGTTTCTCTTTCCGTGGCGGTCGTGGCCGTGGACGTGGCGGACGTAACAACCGTGGTGGACGCGGACGTCATCACAACAGCTATTGTCATG gATCTTCCCACTCGGATCAAGCTACTTCGATGTGA
- the LOC104719380 gene encoding cysteine-rich repeat secretory protein 60, with product MSFSLLSSMPMARNIIKTLSFFFLLAATAPSFSTATSATDTFVYGGCSQQKFSPSSAYESNLNSLLTSLVNSATYSSYNNFTIMGSSSSDTARGLFQCRGDLSMPDCATCVARAVSQVGPLCPFTCGGALQLAGCYIKYDNISFLGQEDKTVVLKKCGPSEGYNSDGIGRRDAVLTELVNGGGYFRAGGSGDVQGMGQCVGDLTVSECQDCLGTAIGRLKNDCGTAVFGDMFLAKCYARYSTDGAQHYAKSHNYKANYGGERTFAIIIGLLAAVVLLIIFLLFLRGVCSRGGGK from the exons atgtctttctctcttttatcatCAATGCCAATGGCAAGAAACATCATCAaaactctctccttcttctttctccttgcCGCAACGGCTCCTTCATTCTCCACCGCAACCTCCGCCACAGACACATTCGTCTACGGCGGCTGCTCCCAGCAAAAATTCTCTCCGTCCTCTGCTTATGAGTCAAACCTCAACTCTCTTCTCACTTCTCTAGTCAACTCCGCCACATACTCATCCTACAACAACTTCACCATCATGGGCTCTTCCTCCTCGGACACAGCCCGTGGCCTCTTCCAATGCCGCGGTGACCTCTCCATGCCCGACTGCGCTACGTGTGTGGCACGTGCCGTCTCTCAAGTTGGCCCTCTTTGTCCTTTCACCTGCGGTGGAGCACTCCAGCTAGCCGGCTGCTACATCAAGTACGATAATATCAGCTTCCTTGGCCAAGAAGACAAGACCGTTGTCCTCAAGAAGTGTGGACCCTCTGAGGGTTACAACTCTGATGGGATCGGCCGGAGAGACGCCGTTCTCACGGAGCTAGTCAACGGTGGAGGGTATTTTCGAGCGGGAGGGTCCGGTGATGTTCAAGGTATGGGACAGTGTGTAGGAGATCTAACGGTATCGGAGTGCCAAGACTGTTTAGGAACGGCCATCGGACGGCTAAAGAATGATTGTGGCACGGCCGTCTTCGGAGACATGTTCTTGGCTAAGTGTTACGCAAGATATTCAACTGATGGGGCACAACACTATGCCAAGTCTCATAATT ATAAAGCAAACTACGGAGGTGAAAGGACGTTTGCGATCATCATAGGACTACTAGCTGCAGTTGTTCTTCTAATTATCTTCCTTCTTTTCCTCAGAGGTGTTTGCAGTCGTGGCGgag gTAAATAA